The genome window AGGAAATCATTTCTGGACGCTGGTGATTGGCGTGCAGCTTTTTTTCCTCGCCTTTAATCTGATGGAAGCCATTCTGCCTTCATTAATCAGTAAAGAATCACCGGCCGGTTATAAAGGCACCGCTATGGGAATTTATTCCACCAGCCAGTTTCTGGGCGTGGCGATAGGCGGCAGCATGGGCGGCTGGGTTTTCGATCGGTTTGACGCGCAAACGGTGTTTTTGCTGGGCTCGATTGTCGCTACGCTGTGGCTGCTGCTTAGCAGTACCATGCAAGAGCCACCTTATGTCAGTAGCCTGCGTATCGTGCTGAGTGAGAATGCGCTTAACGATCCACGCCTTGAGCAAAAACTTAAAGCGCAGCGCGGCGTCTCTTCGGTGTTTATCGTGCCGGAAGAGCGTAGCGCCTATATTAAAATCGACAGTAAGGTAACCAGCCGGGTTGAGCTGGAAGCGCTGATTGCCAGCGCCTGACGCGTTGTCCTTCTCCGCTGGCAGCATCGATATAATAAAGGCAGTATGGCACGGCCCTATCACCGCGGCCTGATACCAGAAAGGCAGTATGGCGCAGCCTTCAAATAAGGGCCGGTGCCTGCACAGGCAGGCCGGTCCGATCGTAAAGACGCAAAAAACGTCATCCCTGACAGCTCGGCCCGCGGCGTCCCTGCCGCGGGACGCTTTACTCTTCTGCCCGGCCTGCCTGTGCCGCAGACGCCGGTGATGTCTGTCAGTACATTAAGCGCCCCGCTTATCGATACGGTGCTATCACATTTAATTAATCGCGGAAGTTTTTAAACTGAAACGGCTGGCCCAGGTTTCCGCCGCGCACCAGCGCAATGGCGCTTTGCAGATCGTCACGCGACTTACCGTTAACGCGCACCTCTTCACCCTGAATCTGCGCCTGCACCTTAATCTTGCTGTCTTTGATAAGCTTAACGATCTTCTTCGCCATATCGGTCTCGATACCCTGCCTGAGTTTGGCATCCAGACTCCAGCTCTTCCCGCTATGCTCGATCTGCTCCGGCACCTCCAGCGCCGCGCCTTCAATTCCGCGTTTAAGCAGCTTCTCACGCAGAATATCCACCAGCTGTTTCACCTGAAAATCGGACTCGGTGGTGACTTTAATGGTCTGCGCTTTTTCATTCAGCTCAATGCTGGCAGTGACATTACGAAAATCAAAGCGGGTTGACAGTTCACGGTTGGCGTTTTCTACCGCGTTTCGTACTTCCTGCATGTCGATTTCAGAAACGATATCGAAAGATGGCATAATTTTTTTCTCCAGACTCCAAAGTGACAGGCATAATACCTGCTTGTGCATGGCAAGGAAAATAGCCCTTAGGCATAGCTATACTCAATTAACTCGCCGGTAAGGCTCTGAAAACCGCCTGCGGGAGGACGCATGAAAATTACGGTACTTGGCTGCGGCGCGCTTGGTCAGCTCTGGCTGGCGGCACTCGATCGACAGGGGCATGAGGTACAGGGCTGGCTACGGGTTCCACAGCCCTGGTGTTCGGTGAACGTTATTGATACCGACGGTTCAGTGGTAAATAAAACCTTTATTGCCAACGATCCGCTGTTTCTTAGCCAGTGCGATCTTCTGCTGGTGACGGTTAAAGCCTGGCAAGTTTCTGGCGCGGTAAAAAATCTGCAAAGTCTGCTGCCGCCAGACTGCCCAATATTGCTGTTGCATAACGGTATGGGCACGCTGGAAGAGCTGAAAAGCCTGACGCAGCCGTTACTGCGTGGCGTTACTACCCATGCAGCTAAACATGACGGTACGGTTATCCTGCACGTTGCCAGCGGCACCACACATATTGGGCCGGGCTCCGCTGATAGCGCGGCGTTAAGCGATCTGGCCGAAATGCTGCATAAGGCGTTGCCGGATGTCGCCTGGCATAATAATGTTTCTGCCGCATGCTGGCAGAAGCTGGCCGTTAACTGTGTTATCAATCCTCTCAGCGCCATCCATGACTGCTTAAACGGCGAGCTGATCGCCTGGCCGGAGCAAATTTCTCTGCTGTGCGATGAGGTTGCGGCGGTTATGACGCGGGAGGGGCTGCATACCAGCGCCGGTCAGCTTAAGGAATATATTTATTCCGTGATTGCCGGCACCGCGCTTAACGTATCCTCTATGCTGCAGGATATCCGTTCCCAGCGTCGCACTGAGATTGAATATATTACTGGTTATCTGCTGCAGCGCGCGCGGGCGCAGGGGATCGCCGTGCCGGAGAATGCCCGGCTGTATGAGCTGATTAAGCGTAAGGAACAAGATTATGAACGCGAACGTATCGGTGCTGGTCTGCCTGGCACATGGCACTGAAGAAACCGAAGCCGTTACCACTATCGACCTGCTGGTGCGCGGTGGGATTCCTGTTATCACCGCCAGCGTCAACAGCGATGGCAGTTGCGAAATTGTCTGTTCACGCGGCGTGCGGCTGCTGGCGGATGCGCCGCTGGTCGAGGTTGCGGACAACGACTTTGCGGCTATTGTGCTGCCTGGCGGGCTGAAGGGCGCAGAGGCCTTCCGCGATAGTCCGCTGCTGGTAGAAACGGTGCGCCAGTTTCATCTTTCCGGGCGCATTGTTGCCGCCATTTGTGCCGCAGCCGGCACGGTGCTGGTGCCGCACGATCTCTTTCCGCTGGGGAATATGACCGGTTTTCCTGGATTAAAAGAGACTATCCCGGCGGAAAAATGGGTGGAAAAACGGGTGGTGTGGGATCCCCGGGTTAACTTACTGACCAGCCAGGGGCCAGGCACGGCGATAGATTTTGCCCTGAAGCTGATCGATCTGCTGGCAGGAAAAGAGAAAGCGCGGGAAGTAGGAGAACAACTGGTAATGGCGGCGGGGATTTACGATTATCGCGACCCGTTTTAAGCTTTAAGGCCAGCCGGACGGCTGGCCACTCTATCGGCTTAAGGACGATAAACCTTCACGTTCTTAAAGCCCTGCTCATACAGATAAAGCGCCTGCAAACGGCTCATCACGCCGCGATCGCAGTACAGAAGCCAGGTTTTACTCTGATCAAGATCGCCAAAATGGGTGGCCAGTTTGAAAAACGGCAGCGATGTCACTTCTATCCCTTCCACCTTCAGCGGCTTAGATTCCTGCTCATCCAGCGAGCGAATATCCAGCAGCGCTTCGTTCGCTGAAACAGAAGCAACGGTTTCGACTTCCACCACCTCTTCCTGTGACTGTTCAGCGATGGTTCGAATATCAACATTGGTCGCTTCCTGCACCG of Pantoea alhagi contains these proteins:
- the yajL gene encoding protein deglycase YajL: MNANVSVLVCLAHGTEETEAVTTIDLLVRGGIPVITASVNSDGSCEIVCSRGVRLLADAPLVEVADNDFAAIVLPGGLKGAEAFRDSPLLVETVRQFHLSGRIVAAICAAAGTVLVPHDLFPLGNMTGFPGLKETIPAEKWVEKRVVWDPRVNLLTSQGPGTAIDFALKLIDLLAGKEKAREVGEQLVMAAGIYDYRDPF
- a CDS encoding YajQ family cyclic di-GMP-binding protein, encoding MPSFDIVSEIDMQEVRNAVENANRELSTRFDFRNVTASIELNEKAQTIKVTTESDFQVKQLVDILREKLLKRGIEGAALEVPEQIEHSGKSWSLDAKLRQGIETDMAKKIVKLIKDSKIKVQAQIQGEEVRVNGKSRDDLQSAIALVRGGNLGQPFQFKNFRD
- the panE gene encoding 2-dehydropantoate 2-reductase — encoded protein: MKITVLGCGALGQLWLAALDRQGHEVQGWLRVPQPWCSVNVIDTDGSVVNKTFIANDPLFLSQCDLLLVTVKAWQVSGAVKNLQSLLPPDCPILLLHNGMGTLEELKSLTQPLLRGVTTHAAKHDGTVILHVASGTTHIGPGSADSAALSDLAEMLHKALPDVAWHNNVSAACWQKLAVNCVINPLSAIHDCLNGELIAWPEQISLLCDEVAAVMTREGLHTSAGQLKEYIYSVIAGTALNVSSMLQDIRSQRRTEIEYITGYLLQRARAQGIAVPENARLYELIKRKEQDYERERIGAGLPGTWH